In Bombus fervidus isolate BK054 chromosome 11, iyBomFerv1, whole genome shotgun sequence, a single genomic region encodes these proteins:
- the LOC139992304 gene encoding pre-mRNA-splicing factor ISY1 homolog yields MARNAEKAMTTLARWRAAQSNEGARKEQERRPYLASECRDLRKAEKWRMQIIREIAKKVAQIQNAGLGEFRIRDLNDEINKLLREKRHWEAQIKELGGPDYSRVGPRMLDHEGREVPGNRGYKYFGAAKELPGVRELFEQEPPPPPRKTRAELMKDIDADYYGYRDDDDGILSPLEQKAEQEAKEKAMQEWLTQNEKQPEVEEEIETTAQKAIPSQQDIQEALLARKKQELLEKYVF; encoded by the exons atg GCGCGAAACGCAGAAAAGGCTAT GACCACTCTTGCTCGGTGGAGAGCTGCACAAAGCAACGAAGGAGCCAGAAAGGAACAGGAAAGAAGACCGTATTTAGCTTCTGAATGTAGAGACTTGCGGAAAGCAGAAAAGTGGAGAATGCAAATAATTAGAGAAATTGCAAAAAAGGTTGCACAGATTCAAAATGCTGGTCTCGGggaatttcgaattcgagattTGAATGACGagattaataaattgttgagaGAAAAACGACACTGGGAGGCTCAGATAAAAGAGTTAGGCGGGCCAGATTATTCCAGAGTAGGACCACGTATGCTAGACCACGAAGGTCGTGAg GTTCCTGGAAACCGTGGTTACAAATATTTTGGGGCAGCGAAAGAACTACCAGGTGTTAGAGAATTATTTGAACAAGAACCACCGCCTCCACCTCGTAAAACACGCGCTGAGTTAATGAAGGACATCGATGCAGATTATTATGGTTACAGAGACGACGATGATGGAATTTTGTCACCTTTGGAACAGAAAGCTGAACAGGAagcaaaagaaaaagcaatGCAGGAATGGCTAACACAAAACGAGAAACAGCCAGAAGTAGAAGAGGAAATCGAAACAACTGCACAAAAAGCAATACCATCGCAACAAGATATTCAGGAAGCGTTACTTGcaagaaaaaaacaagaacTATTagagaaatatgtattttga